A window of Hippoglossus stenolepis isolate QCI-W04-F060 chromosome 18, HSTE1.2, whole genome shotgun sequence contains these coding sequences:
- the LOC118098034 gene encoding TNF receptor-associated factor 2, whose product MAAQEPSPPSSMESNKPGFPKKILGNKLEDKHLCNCCHNILRRPFQAQCGHRFCSYCFNRTVSNGPQKCSACIKEDIFEDPTSILKQGCAFPDNAVRREVENLSAVCINESCTWKGSIKEYELNHEGKCEFMIIPCPSCKERIRFNEQERHNERECPERTLNCKYCKEPFHFKNIKAHDEICPKYPMICEGCAKKKIPREKYVDHIKFCSKFRTPCRFHVVGCDISVEKEKIHEHERTYAYEHLNLLLHYIMGMKVSMEGLQPQGLEVAGHKLLELQQSLRELEARVSQLSTTSSGPPVQGAAAASSSSSSSGPPGPPASAPLPPLPTLAPTLSVSTSFTPLPSSVGAALELQLHSEKTKVAELGRRCTELEVKSGTFENVVCVLNREVERFATTMEASNRQHKLDQDKIEALSNKVRQLERTVGLKDLTVAEMEGRLREMSATTFDGVFVWRISDFAKKRQDAIAGRAPAMFSPAFYTNKYGYKMCLRIYLNGDGTGRGSHLSLFFVVMRGLSDALLKWPFNQKVTLMLLDQSNREHIIDAFRPDVTSSSFQRPVSEMNIASGCPLFCPLSKLDAKNSYIRDDTIFIKAIVDLTGL is encoded by the exons ATGGCCGCACAGGAACCGTCCCCTCCTTCGTCCATGGAGAGCAACAAGCCCGGCTTCCCCAAGAAGATCCTGGGCAACAAGCTGGAGGACAAGCACCTGTGCAACTGCTGCCACAACATACTGCGACGACCGTTTCAGGCCCAGTGTGGACACCGTTTCTGCTCCTACTGCTTCAACAGGACAGTCAG tAATGGACCCCAGAAGTGCAGTGCCTGCATTAAAGAGGATATTTTTGAGGACCCTACGTCCATTTTGAAACAAGGATGT GCTTTTCCTGACAACGCTGTTCGAAGGGAAGTTGAGAACCTATCAGCTGTTTGTATCAATGAAAGTTGCACTTGGAAAGGCAGCATAAAAGAGTATGAG CTGAACCACGAGGGGAAGTGTGAGTTCATGATCATCCCCTGCCCGTCCTGCAAAGAACGAATCCGCTTCAACGAACAGGAGCGCCATAACGAGCGAGAGTGCCCGGAGAGGACGCTCAACTGCAAATACTGCAAGGAGCCATTTCACTTCAAAAACATCAAG gcACATGATGAGATCTGTCCCAAGTACCCGATGATCTGTGAAGGCTGCGCCAAGAAGAAAATACCCAGAGAGAAG taTGTGGACCATATTAAGTTCTGCAGCAAATTCAGAACTCCGTGTCGATTTCATGTTGTGGGATGTGACATTTCT gtggagaaggagaagattCACGAACATGAGCGCACCTACGCCTACGAGCACCTCAATCTGTTGTTGCACTACATCATGGGCATGAAAGTGAGCATGGAGGGCCTGCAGCCCCAGGGACTGGAAGTAGCCGGACACAAACTGCTGGAGCTCCAACAGTCCCTCAGGGAGCTCGAGGCCAGAGTCTCCCAGCTCAGCACCACCTCCTCTGGGCCTCCCGTGCAGggagccgccgccgcctcctcctcatcctccagctCCGGTCCCCCCGGTCCACCTGCTtcagctcctctccccccacTTCCCACTCTAGCTCCCACCCTCTCTGTGTCCACCTCTTTCACACCATTGCCCAGCTCGGTGGGAGCAGCGCTGGAGCTCCAGCTCCACAGTGAGAAGACCAAGGTGGCCGAGCTGGGGCGCAGGTGCACGGAGCTGGAGGTCAAATCAGGAACGTTTGaaaatgtggtgtgtgtgctgaacagggaggtggagaggttTGCCACCACCATGGAGGCCAGCAACCGTCAGCATAAACTGGACCAGGATAAGATCGAGGCTCTCAGTAATAAG GTGCGACAGCTGGAGAGGACAGTGGGGCTGAAGGACCTGACAGTTGCTGAGATGGAGGGCCGGCTCAGAGAAATGTCTGCCACCACCTTCGACGGCGTCTTTGTCTGGAGGATCTCAGATTTTGCCAAAAAGAGACAGGATGCGATTGCCGGTCGAGCCCCTGCCATGTTCTCACCAG CCTTCTACACCAACAAGTATGGCTATAAGATGTGTCTGCGGATCTATCTGAATGGAGATGGGACGGGGCGTGGCAGCCACTTGTCCTTGTTCTTTGTGGTGATGAGGGGGCTGAGTGACGCTCTGCTCAAATGGCCCTTCAACCAGAAG GTGACATTGATGCTGCTGGACCAGAGCAACAGGGAGCACATCATCGACGCCTTTCGACCTGATGTcacgtcctcctccttccaGAGACCCGTGAGCGAGATGAACATCGCCAGCGGCTGTCCGCTCTTCTGCCCGCTCTCCAAGCTCGATGCCAAGAACTCATACATCCGCGACGACACCATTTTCATCAAGGCGATCGTGGACCTCACTGGCCTCTAG
- the LOC118098048 gene encoding GRAM domain-containing protein 2B isoform X2, whose product MVEMTEPADRPLTPLSTPEQLLNRDSRGNRVKPVEQLSPMLSTSDLETKFERKKSPPIQLSKTNTHYHKLFKDVSKDELLKQSYTCALQKDMLYQGKMFVSDNWICFHSKVFGRDTKISIPAMSVTFIKKTKTALLVPNALVIETTSDQHVFVSFLSRNTTYKLLKSICIHPEVEKTCNSPVPSSCENSFRVSSSSSLPLDFSRDFSDLDGVVQQRRQEMMESSSSGSQTPDYDKITDFSGLPGSFLSAVKSGEVSVHADIHLQTPGQKHRPPLNNGSAKPTQRVVTLNDKSSQPKSLQAILLIYLVLVTVLVLSSCYMAFKIVALEHRLNSLVSIGEHIRNENAVSHRSQDQVNAEVYGELSTNLFKLEKIQRNLRKLLEET is encoded by the exons AGTGAAACCTGTGGAGCAGCTTTCACCAATGCTGAGCACGAGCGACTTGGAAACCAAGTTTGAAAGGAAGAAATCGCCGCCCATTCAG ttatCGAAGACAAATACCCACTATCACAAATTATTCAAGGACGTCAGCAAAGATGAGTTGCTCAAACAAA GTTACACGTGTGCCTTGCAGAAAGACATGTTATATCAGGGcaaaatgtttgtctctgatAACTGGATCTGCTTCCACTCCAAAGTCTTTGGCAGAGACACCAAG ATCTCAATCCCAGCGATGTCTGTGACATTCATCAAAAAAACCAAAACCGCATTATTAGTGCCAAACGCCCTTGTGATTGAAACTACAAGTGACCAG catgtgtttgtgtccttccTGTCTCGAAACACCACCTACAAACTGCTCAAATCCATCTGCATTCATCCCGAG GTGGAAAAGACTTGTAACAGCCCCGTCCCGTCTTcctgtgaaaacagcttcagagtCAGCAGCTCGTCGTCTCTTCCGCTG GACTTTTCCAGAGACTTCTCTGACCTGGATGGGGTGGTGCAGCAGCGACGacaggagatgatggagagcAGCAGCTCCGGTTCTCAAACTCCAGATTATGACAAAATAACTG ATTTCAGCGGCCTCCCAGGCTCATTTCTGAGTGCGGTGAAGAGCGGAGAGGTTTCAGTCCACGCAGACATTCACCTTCAGACCCCAGGCCAAAAACACAGACCTCCACTCAACAACG GGTCAGCCAAGCCAACCCAACGAGTAGTCACGCTCAATGACAAATCCTCTCAGCCCAAGTCGTTACAGGCCATCCTCCTAATCTATTTGGTGTT agttACTGTTCTCGTCTTGTCCTCCTGTTACATGGCTTTCAAGATTGTGGCTCTCGAGCATCGTTTGAACTCCTTGGTTTCCATTGGGGAACACATCAGAAACGA AAATGCAGTGAGCCACAGGTCCCAGGATCAAGTGAATGCTGAGGTCTATGGAGAACTGTCCACCAACCTGTTCAAGCTAGAAAAG ATTCAAAGAAACCTGCGGAAGCTACTTGAAGAGACTTGA